In Bos indicus isolate NIAB-ARS_2022 breed Sahiwal x Tharparkar chromosome 19, NIAB-ARS_B.indTharparkar_mat_pri_1.0, whole genome shotgun sequence, the following proteins share a genomic window:
- the WIPF2 gene encoding WAS/WASL-interacting protein family member 2, with protein MPIPPPPPPPPGPPPPPTFHQANTEPPKLSRDEQRGRGALLQDICKGTKLKKVTNVNDRSAPILEKPKGSSGGYGSGAAALQAKGGLFQGGVPKLRPVGAKDSSENLAGKPVLQVPSSRAAAPRPPGTTASGRPQDDTDSSRASLPELPRTQRPSLPDLSRPNPTSSTGMKHSSSAPPPPPPGRRANAPPTPLPMHSNKAAAYNREKPLPPTPGQRLHPGREGPSAPPPVKPPPSPVNVRSGPSGQSLAPPPPPYRQPPGVPNGPSSPTNESAPELPQRHNSLHRKTPGPARGLAPPPPTSASPSSQSNRPPPPTRDPPSRGAAPPPPPPMIRNGARDAPPPPPPYRVHGSEPLSRGKPPPPPSRTPAGPPPPPPPLRNGHRDSITTVRSFLDDFESKYSFHPVEDFPAPEEYKHFQRIYPSKTNRAARGAPPQPPILR; from the exons AtgccaattcctcctcctcctccaccaccccccggtcctcctcctcctcccacttttCATCAG GCAAACACCGAGCCACCTAAGCTGAGTAGAGATGAGCAGCGGGGTCGAGGCGCCCTCTTACAGGACATCTGCAAGGGCACTAAGCTGAAGAAGGTGACCAACGTTAACGATCGGAGCGCTCCCATCCTCGAGA AGCCCAAAGGGAGCAGTGGTGGTTACGGTTCTGGAGCAGCTGCCCTGCAGGCCAAGGGAGGCCTCTTCCAAGGAGGAGTGCCAAAGCTGCGCCCTGTGGGAGCCAAGGACAGTTCAG AGAACCTGGCTGGTAAGCCAGTGCTCCAAGTCCCCAGTTCCCGAGCTGCTGCCCCGAGGCCTCCAGGGACCACAGCCAGCGGGCGTCCTCAAGATGACACAGACAGCAGCCGGGCCTCACTCCCAGAGCTGCCCCGGACGCAGAGACCCTCGTTACCGGACCTCTCTCGGCCCAATCCCACCAGCAGTACCGGGATGAAGCACAgctcctctgcccctcctccacctcccccgGGGAGGCGTGCCAACGCCCCCCCCACGCCCCTGCCtatgcacagcaacaaagccGCGGCCTACAACAGAGAGAAACCCCTGCCGCCCACGCCTGGACAGAGGCTTCACCCGGGTCGAGAGGGACCTTCTGCTCCACCCCCAGTCAAGCCGCCTCCTTCCCCTGTGAATGTCAGATCGGGACCAAGTGGCCAGTCTCTGGCTCCTCCTCCGCCGCCTTACCGCCAGCCTCCTGGGGTCCCCAACGGACCCTCCAGCCCCACGAATGAGTCAGCCCCCGAGCTGCCACAGAGACACAATTCTTTGCATAGGAAGACTCCAGGGCCTGCCAGAGGCCTGGCGCCTCCTCCGCCCACCTCAGCCTCCCCCTCTTCACAGAGTAATAGGCCACCTCCCCCAACCCGTGACCCTCCCAGCCGGGGAGCAG ctcctccacccccaccaccaatGATCCGAAATGGTGCCAGGgatgccccccctcccccaccaccataCCGAGTGCATGGGTCAGAACCCCTGAGCCGAGGAaagcccccacctccaccctcaagAACGCCAGCCGGGCCTCCTCCACCACCGCCGCCCCTGAGGAATGGCCACAGAGATTCCATCACCACTGTCCGATCTTTCTTGG ATGATTTTGAGTCAAAGTATTCTTTCCATCCAGTCGAAGACTTTCCTGCTCCGGAAGAGTATAAACACTTTCAGAGAATATATCCCAGCAAAACAAACCGAG ctgCCCGTGGAGCCCCACCTCAGCCCCCCATTCTcaggtga